A DNA window from Rhipicephalus sanguineus isolate Rsan-2018 chromosome 8, BIME_Rsan_1.4, whole genome shotgun sequence contains the following coding sequences:
- the LOC119401266 gene encoding alpha-(1,3)-fucosyltransferase C yields the protein MRRGCKVKSALPCAVLCAVVCSVLYSLYAFSLRDMTPPGHYSPRRTYRVLMWHSFQHDFFDRIFGRDAIEKCPFACNFSQDRAELDRSDVVVLQSYFKSFWKNLPRRRRADQAWLLYAMEPPHRLPSNPSRLDELGINWTLSYRLDADVVHRHSFRTVRKRTRVESILAPDPKARPVAWIVSNCESFSRRESYVQQLQKVVPVDVFGRCGRRRCRERHFGCYREIAANYSFYLAFENSICKDYSTEKLFLPLLNSMVPVVMGGANYSAVAPPGSYINFASFRTARELATYLLELQGNPEEYKRYFEWKKQYAIERPPFGCTACEQIHRLFLTPPERKSSLYKYLWQEAGCTTWQELLNTKWS from the coding sequence ATGAGAAGAGGGTGCAAGGTCAAGTCAGCGTTACCGTGTGCTGTGCTGTGCGCTGTCGTGTGTTCGGTGCTGTACTCGCTCTACGCCTTCAGTCTCCGTGATATGACGCCTCCTGGTCACTACTCGCCACGGCGAACTTATCGCGTTCTTATGTGGCACAGCTTTCAGCACGATTTTTTTGATCGCATATTCGGACGCGATGCCATCGAGAAGTGCCCATTTGCGTGCAACTTCAGCCAAGACCGAGCCGAGCTGGACAGAAGCGACGTTGTCGTTTTGCAGAGCTATTTCAAGTCGTTTTGGAAAAATCTGCCTCGTCGCCGCAGAGCCGACCAGGCTTGGCTGTTGTACGCCATGGAGCCTCCGCACAGACTGCCTTCGAACCCTTCGAGGTTGGATGAGCTGGGCATCAACTGGACCCTCTCTTATCGACTCGACGCCGACGTCGTGCACAGGCACAGCTTCAGGACGGTGCGCAAGCGAACGCGTGTCGAGAGCATATTGGCGCCGGACCCGAAGGCGAGACCCGTGGCGTGGATCGTGTCAAACTGCGAGAGCTTCAGCCGCCGCGAGAGCTACGTGCAGCAACTGCAAAAGGTCGTCCCGGTGGACGTGTTCGGTCGCTGCGGACGACGGCGCTGCCGCGAGCGTCACTTCGGTTGCTACCGGGAAATCGCGGCGAACTACTCGTTCTACCTGGCCTTCGAGAACTCCATCTGCAAGGATTACAGCACCGAGAAGCTGTTCCTGCCGCTGCTCAACTCGATGGTGCCCGTCGTGATGGGCGGCGCCAATTACTCGGCGGTGGCGCCTCCGGGGTCGTACATAAACTTCGCCTCTTTCAGGACAGCTCGAGAATTGGCAACGTACCTGCTAGAGCTGCAAGGGAACCCCGAGGAGTACAAGCGCTACTTCGAGTGGAAAAAGCAGTACGCCATAGAGAGGCCCCCCTTCGGCTGCACCGCGTGCGAGCAGATTCATCGGCTCTTCCTGACGCCTCCCGAGAGGAAAAGCAGCTTGTACAAGTACCTCTGGCAAGAGGCAGGTTGCACCACGTGGCAGGAACTGCTCAACACGAAGTGGTCCTAA